In the Deltaproteobacteria bacterium genome, one interval contains:
- a CDS encoding cytochrome C oxidase subunit II translates to MTAAPVPEHGYGLPHDVSVDGFRVDELIHFTLAAITVIFAVVAAAMIWSFVKHRGGPALYSHGTRGSIALVVGAVAVVLFGVDGNLFVHTLADMHRYFWNFKRAEASPGAVRIEVNAHQWSWDARYPGADGRFGTQDDVVTTDDIRVPVGVPVILQLASTDVIHSLYLPNLRVKQDAVPGTITRLTFQAKTPGEYEIACAQHCGPNHYKMRAVLTVLAADAFREWLAAAAEDARRAYDPEDKEAQWGWEWRRFEP, encoded by the coding sequence GTGACCGCGGCGCCCGTACCGGAGCACGGCTACGGACTGCCGCACGACGTGTCGGTGGACGGCTTCCGCGTCGACGAGCTCATCCATTTCACGCTTGCCGCCATCACGGTGATCTTCGCCGTAGTCGCGGCGGCGATGATCTGGTCGTTCGTGAAACACCGGGGCGGTCCCGCGCTGTACTCGCACGGGACCCGCGGCTCCATCGCGTTGGTGGTGGGTGCCGTTGCCGTGGTCCTGTTCGGGGTGGACGGGAACCTTTTCGTCCACACGCTCGCCGACATGCACCGGTACTTCTGGAACTTCAAACGTGCCGAGGCGTCGCCGGGCGCCGTCCGCATCGAGGTGAACGCGCATCAGTGGTCGTGGGACGCCCGCTACCCCGGCGCCGACGGAAGATTTGGAACGCAGGATGACGTCGTGACGACCGACGACATCCGGGTTCCCGTCGGAGTCCCCGTGATCCTCCAGCTCGCCTCCACCGACGTGATTCACTCGCTGTACCTGCCGAATTTGCGGGTGAAGCAGGACGCGGTGCCCGGGACGATCACCCGTCTGACCTTCCAGGCGAAGACCCCCGGGGAGTACGAGATTGCCTGCGCGCAGCACTGCGGGCCCAACCACTACAAGATGCGCGCCGTCCTCACCGTGCTCGCTGCTGACGCCTTTCGCGAGTGGCTCGCCGCGGCGGCGGAAGACGCTCGCCGCGCGTACGACCCGGAGGACAAGGAGGCCCAGTGGGGCTGGGAATGGAGGAGGTTCGAGCCGTGA
- a CDS encoding cytochrome-c oxidase has translation MEEVRAVSTRAQALAEAAQPIHPPPTSFWRQYVFSIDHKVIAKQFLWAGLLFLLLGGTLAMLIRWQWAFPYRPVPVLGQLFLRENGGVIGPATYQQIFTTHGLIMIFFAVTPVLIGCFGNFLIPLMIGARDMAFPKLNMYSFWTFLLSQLLVLGSFLADLGSAGAGWTTYPPLSTNVGTPGLGQTLVVAAIFVTGVSSTMGAINYVTTVIRMRAPGMGYMRLPLTMWGLWLTAILNALFVPVLGSAALLLLLDRNFGTQFFVAGASAVRGGGDPILFQHLFWIFGHPEVYILILPAWGILGDVIPFFARKPHHWYKGTVWAMVIVTVLSAMVYGHHMFMTGMSPLLGEGFMLFTLLISAPSMLIVLNWVMTLWRASIRFDTPMLFALATVFVFGVGGLTGLFLADISMDLYLHDTMFVVGHFHFTMAAASFIAAMTGVYFWFPKIFGKKLDERLGKAHFWFTFIGITLVFAGQLVAGYAGQQRRLFDPFQYTFIQGLRGLNRWTSFFAFALFAGQFIFVWNFFKTLFGKTVRAGENPWQVTTLEWTATGSPPPFHNFDRIPEVVRGPHEFSNPEVRRLTGRDFAGQSEVLPGSGEPALAAARG, from the coding sequence ATGGAGGAGGTTCGAGCCGTGAGCACGCGCGCACAAGCGCTCGCCGAGGCGGCGCAGCCGATCCATCCGCCGCCTACGTCCTTCTGGCGCCAGTACGTGTTCTCCATCGATCACAAGGTGATCGCGAAGCAATTCCTCTGGGCAGGTCTCCTCTTCCTGCTCCTTGGCGGGACCCTCGCGATGCTGATCCGCTGGCAATGGGCGTTCCCGTACCGTCCGGTGCCGGTGCTCGGCCAGCTTTTCCTCCGCGAGAACGGCGGGGTCATCGGCCCGGCGACCTACCAGCAGATCTTCACGACCCATGGCCTGATCATGATCTTCTTCGCCGTCACGCCGGTGCTCATCGGCTGCTTCGGCAACTTCCTCATCCCGCTCATGATCGGCGCGCGGGACATGGCGTTCCCGAAGCTCAACATGTACTCGTTCTGGACCTTCCTCCTCTCGCAGTTGCTCGTCCTCGGCTCCTTCCTCGCCGATCTCGGCTCGGCGGGCGCGGGCTGGACCACCTATCCGCCTCTCTCGACCAACGTCGGCACGCCCGGTCTCGGTCAGACGCTGGTCGTTGCGGCGATCTTCGTTACCGGCGTTTCCTCGACGATGGGCGCGATCAACTACGTCACCACGGTGATTCGCATGCGCGCGCCCGGAATGGGGTACATGCGGCTGCCGCTCACGATGTGGGGCCTCTGGCTCACCGCGATCCTCAACGCGCTCTTCGTGCCGGTGCTCGGATCCGCGGCCCTGCTCCTGCTCCTCGACCGGAATTTCGGGACCCAGTTCTTCGTCGCGGGCGCGTCGGCGGTGCGTGGAGGCGGCGACCCCATCCTTTTCCAGCACCTGTTCTGGATCTTCGGCCACCCCGAGGTCTACATCCTCATCCTCCCCGCCTGGGGCATCCTCGGCGACGTCATCCCCTTCTTCGCCCGCAAGCCGCACCATTGGTACAAGGGGACGGTCTGGGCGATGGTGATCGTGACCGTCCTCTCCGCGATGGTCTACGGTCACCACATGTTCATGACCGGGATGAGCCCGCTGCTCGGCGAAGGGTTCATGCTCTTTACGCTGCTCATCAGCGCGCCATCGATGTTGATCGTCCTGAACTGGGTGATGACGTTGTGGCGCGCGTCGATCCGGTTCGACACGCCCATGCTCTTCGCGCTCGCGACAGTGTTCGTCTTCGGGGTGGGCGGCCTCACCGGGCTGTTCCTGGCCGACATCTCGATGGACCTGTACCTGCACGACACGATGTTCGTGGTGGGCCACTTCCACTTCACCATGGCCGCCGCCTCGTTCATCGCGGCGATGACCGGGGTCTACTTCTGGTTCCCGAAGATCTTCGGCAAAAAGCTCGACGAGCGGCTGGGGAAGGCCCACTTCTGGTTCACGTTCATCGGCATCACGCTCGTCTTCGCCGGCCAGCTCGTCGCCGGCTATGCCGGCCAGCAGCGGCGCCTGTTCGATCCGTTCCAGTACACCTTCATCCAGGGGCTCCGGGGACTGAACCGGTGGACGAGCTTCTTCGCGTTCGCGCTCTTCGCAGGCCAGTTCATCTTCGTCTGGAACTTCTTCAAGACGCTCTTCGGCAAGACGGTTCGTGCCGGCGAGAACCCCTGGCAGGTGACGACGCTCGAGTGGACGGCGACCGGCTCGCCTCCGCCATTCCATAACTTCGATCGCATCCCCGAGGTCGTCCGCGGCCCGCACGAGTTCTCGAACCCTGAAGTGCGGCGCCTCACCGGCCGCGATTTCGCCGGGCAGTCGGAGGTGCTCCCGGGGAGCGGCGAGCCCGCGCTGGCCGCCGCGCGAGGCTGA
- a CDS encoding heme-copper oxidase subunit III, protein MLGTNLERSPAADLPASEVPELRRYRLRRSEDEITSYVGMIIFLGSWAMMFAALFFAYAVVRVRAPMWPPPDQPALPILIPGLNTVVIAGSSAAVAVAVRAHALGRQRRAAIGLGLGAAFGALFLALQAVVWVGLWRAGLLPTGGPYASVFYALTAFHALHVVVGLVALGALAIRAQPPRGTTRSAVRLWGMFWHFVGVVWVALYVAVYLL, encoded by the coding sequence GTGCTGGGCACGAATCTCGAGCGCAGTCCCGCCGCCGACCTGCCGGCGTCCGAGGTCCCCGAGCTGCGGCGCTACCGGCTGCGCCGGAGCGAGGACGAGATCACTTCCTATGTCGGGATGATCATCTTTCTCGGTTCCTGGGCGATGATGTTCGCGGCGCTGTTCTTCGCATATGCCGTGGTGCGGGTCCGCGCGCCGATGTGGCCGCCGCCCGACCAGCCGGCGCTTCCGATCCTCATCCCGGGTTTGAACACGGTGGTGATCGCCGGCTCGAGTGCGGCGGTCGCGGTCGCCGTTCGAGCTCATGCGCTCGGGCGGCAGCGCCGGGCTGCGATCGGCCTTGGCCTGGGCGCCGCTTTCGGCGCTCTTTTTCTCGCGCTGCAGGCGGTGGTCTGGGTCGGACTCTGGCGCGCCGGGCTCCTCCCGACCGGTGGTCCATACGCGTCAGTGTTCTATGCCCTCACTGCCTTTCACGCGCTGCACGTCGTCGTCGGCCTCGTCGCGCTCGGTGCGCTCGCGATCCGCGCCCAGCCGCCGCGAGGGACGACGCGGAGCGCCGTGCGGCTCTGGGGCATGTTCTGGCACTTCGTGGGCGTGGTCTGGGTGGCGCTCTACGTTGCGGTTTATCTGCTTTGA
- a CDS encoding cytochrome c, with protein sequence MSCKALLLVGCAVASAVLAGCKGYRTQGFKEPMKLGGKTIPASVLTEGERAYVLHCRACHGDKGDGKGPAALGVRPPPRDFTLGSFKFGAVPGGTLPNDDDLVRVVRFGLHGTAMRAWDGVPEKNLLAIIQYVKTFSPRWKDEEPGEPIVPTPDPWQNQAAAVDRGRAVYHGVAQCLSCHPSFAPKRYIYEISKQLTGKGNTQFRTDMYGSELTKSEYGVKLLPPDFSRTELRSVRPDHQLEDLYRVIVSGVGGTAMPTWRGALPEEDLWALVHFVDSLVKLKGTDAPRRLRADWQASDATWNPPPN encoded by the coding sequence ATGTCATGCAAGGCCCTCCTCCTCGTTGGCTGTGCGGTCGCCAGCGCCGTCCTCGCGGGATGCAAGGGGTACAGAACGCAGGGATTCAAGGAGCCGATGAAGCTGGGGGGAAAAACGATCCCCGCCTCGGTGCTCACCGAGGGCGAACGCGCCTACGTTCTCCACTGCCGGGCCTGCCACGGCGACAAGGGCGACGGCAAGGGCCCCGCCGCGCTTGGAGTACGGCCTCCGCCACGCGATTTCACCCTCGGATCCTTCAAGTTCGGCGCCGTCCCCGGCGGCACGCTGCCGAACGACGACGATCTGGTGCGCGTCGTCCGCTTCGGTCTGCACGGGACCGCGATGCGCGCATGGGACGGGGTCCCCGAGAAGAACCTCCTCGCCATCATCCAGTATGTGAAGACCTTCTCGCCGCGGTGGAAGGACGAGGAGCCCGGCGAGCCAATCGTCCCGACGCCAGACCCTTGGCAGAACCAGGCAGCGGCCGTCGACCGGGGGCGGGCCGTGTACCACGGGGTGGCCCAGTGCCTCTCGTGCCACCCCTCGTTCGCTCCCAAGCGGTACATCTACGAAATCTCGAAGCAGCTCACGGGAAAGGGCAACACGCAGTTCCGCACGGACATGTACGGGTCCGAGCTGACGAAGAGCGAGTACGGGGTAAAGCTGCTCCCGCCCGACTTTTCGCGCACCGAGCTGCGCTCGGTACGGCCCGATCACCAGCTCGAAGACCTCTACCGCGTGATCGTGTCCGGCGTGGGCGGCACCGCGATGCCCACCTGGCGGGGCGCGCTGCCCGAGGAGGATCTCTGGGCGCTCGTCCACTTCGTCGACTCGCTCGTCAAACTGAAGGGGACGGATGCGCCACGCCGACTACGGGCGGATTGGCAGGCGAGCGACGCCACGTGGAACCCACCGCCGAATTGA